In one window of Bradyrhizobium diazoefficiens DNA:
- the tnpB gene encoding IS66 family insertion sequence element accessory protein TnpB (TnpB, as the term is used for proteins encoded by IS66 family insertion elements, is considered an accessory protein, since TnpC, encoded by a neighboring gene, is a DDE family transposase.) yields the protein MLTAPAGFMIYVATRPVDFRKGADGLALLAKETLGHDPMKGVAVVFRAKRADRVKIVVWDGSGLVLYWKRLEGSAFKWPPIVDGVMRMNAAQLSALLAGMDWTRMHAPRILQPKALA from the coding sequence ATGCTGACGGCTCCCGCTGGCTTCATGATTTATGTTGCGACCCGACCTGTAGACTTCAGGAAGGGCGCAGATGGCCTGGCGCTGTTGGCGAAGGAGACGCTGGGCCACGATCCGATGAAGGGCGTGGCGGTGGTCTTCCGTGCGAAGCGCGCTGATCGGGTGAAGATAGTTGTCTGGGATGGTAGTGGCCTCGTGCTGTATTGGAAGCGGCTTGAGGGCAGCGCCTTCAAGTGGCCGCCGATCGTTGACGGCGTCATGCGAATGAACGCCGCGCAGTTGTCCGCGCTTCTGGCCGGCATGGATTGGACACGCATGCATGCGCCTCGAATCCTGCAGCCGAAAGCGCTTGCGTAG
- a CDS encoding transposase, producing the protein MVADSLEPGAIVTDVARRHGCRPQQVHDWRRRARSGQLVLPAAGGALSFVPLVSESSPSVAAAPSGSPEAAVVTVELHGARVEVRGTPGLAVLSDVFVALRRTRSC; encoded by the coding sequence ATCGTCGCGGACAGTCTCGAGCCGGGCGCGATCGTAACAGATGTCGCACGTCGCCATGGCTGCCGGCCCCAGCAGGTGCATGACTGGCGGCGCCGGGCGCGTTCAGGTCAACTGGTGCTGCCAGCTGCGGGGGGAGCACTGTCGTTTGTGCCGTTGGTGTCGGAATCGTCGCCATCGGTGGCTGCAGCTCCCTCCGGGTCGCCGGAAGCAGCCGTTGTGACGGTTGAGCTCCATGGGGCACGAGTTGAGGTGCGAGGGACGCCTGGCCTTGCCGTGTTGAGTGATGTGTTTGTTGCGTTGCGCCGGACACGTTCATGCTGA
- a CDS encoding L-serine ammonia-lyase, which yields MSKIVEQVTTPSLSPRRLTGPISVLDLFTIGIGPSSSHTVGPMRAAQRFIECLGEDLWRCRSVVVELYGSLALTGKGHRTDIAILLGLSGWLPESVDPEAIPIIAGLIRSRSEVMLGGRHAVGFAEAKHLIFCKGEFLPGHSNGMKFVAHSDTGILLGQTYYSVGGGAIVCEGDQPSRPPVRNVGCEPYPFTTARELLAIGESTGSTIAEIVAANELSHREETETNAFLERVRDAMMRCIDLGCVNEGVLPGGLNVPRRAPGLFSKLTGASKGPAHPFHVMEWVSLFALAVNEENAAGGRVVTAPTNGAAGVIPAVLKFSEMFFPDPNPAKARIFLLTASAIGMLYKRNASISAAEMGCQGEVGVACSMAAAGLVAVLGGTNLQIENAAEIGMEHNLGLTCDPIGGLVQIPCIERNTMGAIKAINAAMLALHGDGRHHVSLDAVVETMRQTGQDMRTKYKETSLGGLAVNVVDC from the coding sequence ATGTCCAAGATAGTCGAACAAGTCACCACGCCCAGTTTGTCGCCCAGGCGTCTAACCGGTCCGATCAGTGTACTCGATCTATTCACAATCGGGATCGGCCCATCCAGTTCGCATACCGTTGGACCGATGCGCGCGGCCCAGCGGTTCATCGAATGCTTGGGCGAAGATCTGTGGCGCTGTCGCTCCGTCGTCGTCGAGCTCTACGGCTCACTGGCACTGACCGGCAAAGGTCACCGCACCGATATCGCCATTCTGCTGGGGCTGTCGGGCTGGCTGCCAGAATCCGTTGATCCTGAAGCCATACCCATCATCGCCGGGCTGATCCGATCGCGTTCTGAAGTCATGCTTGGCGGTCGCCATGCGGTTGGCTTCGCTGAGGCCAAGCACCTGATCTTTTGCAAAGGCGAGTTCCTGCCGGGGCACTCAAATGGTATGAAATTCGTCGCGCATTCGGATACGGGAATCCTGCTTGGCCAAACCTACTATTCCGTTGGCGGCGGCGCGATCGTGTGTGAAGGCGATCAACCGAGCAGGCCCCCTGTTCGAAACGTTGGATGTGAGCCGTACCCATTCACGACAGCGCGCGAGCTTCTTGCGATCGGTGAGAGCACCGGCTCGACGATTGCCGAAATCGTTGCTGCCAACGAGCTATCGCACAGGGAAGAGACTGAAACCAACGCATTCCTGGAACGCGTTCGCGATGCAATGATGCGCTGCATTGATCTCGGATGTGTCAACGAGGGCGTTCTGCCTGGTGGCCTGAATGTACCGCGCCGTGCGCCAGGTCTGTTCAGCAAGCTGACGGGAGCCTCGAAGGGGCCGGCACATCCATTCCACGTGATGGAGTGGGTCAGCCTCTTTGCTCTCGCCGTCAATGAAGAGAATGCGGCCGGGGGGCGCGTCGTCACCGCGCCCACGAACGGAGCTGCCGGCGTCATACCTGCGGTCCTGAAATTTTCCGAGATGTTCTTTCCAGATCCGAACCCGGCAAAGGCACGCATTTTTCTCCTGACGGCGTCCGCGATCGGCATGCTCTACAAGCGAAACGCTTCAATATCCGCCGCCGAAATGGGGTGCCAAGGCGAGGTCGGTGTCGCCTGCTCGATGGCGGCAGCAGGTCTTGTGGCTGTCCTCGGTGGCACCAACCTGCAGATTGAGAACGCCGCCGAGATCGGCATGGAGCATAATCTCGGTCTCACCTGTGATCCGATCGGCGGTCTTGTGCAGATCCCGTGCATTGAACGCAACACAATGGGGGCGATCAAAGCGATCAACGCGGCGATGCTCGCGTTGCATGGGGATGGCCGACATCACGTGTCCCTCGATGCCGTCGTCGAGACGATGCGTCAGACGGGGCAGGACATGCGCACCAAGTACAAGGAAACGAGCCTCGGCGGCCTCGCCGTGAACGTGGTTGATTGCTGA
- the tnpC gene encoding IS66 family transposase: protein MSDLPDELPSDPAELRAFAAALLDRCARLERLLKLAKDAQFGRSSEKLDADQLQLVLEDIDQAVAALEAAEDRANPKAREKRAAERRANRGKLPEHLPRIIETLMPAATCCPCCAGDLFEIGHDESQRLDVVPAQYRVIVTRRPKLACRACHGVVLQRAAPERLIRGGLPTERLVAHVIDAKYHWHLPLYRQAQMLATHGIAIDRSTLAFWVGYAAQELKPLWHRLRQLLLASSKLCVDETPAPVLDPGRGRTKTGYFWALSRDDRPWAGPDPPVVVYAYAPGRGAVHGLQLLEGFRGIIHCDGYQAYKTMTRETRADALSGTLAFCWSHLRRQFVKIEREASPAPAPVAREALERIAELYAVEKALRGRSDVERRAGRQAHARPLATALKQWFEAKLDHLAQKSDTAKALRYALRHWDGLTLYLDDGRIEMDTNAVERAMRPIKLNAKNSLFAGCDEGAENWAVLASLIETCKLNGVNAEHWLADVLAKLVNGWPAARLDELLPWASIYTMHAHDPRLAA from the coding sequence ATGAGTGATTTGCCTGATGAGCTGCCGAGCGATCCAGCCGAGTTGCGTGCCTTTGCCGCGGCTCTGCTGGATCGCTGCGCCAGGCTCGAGCGGTTGCTCAAGCTTGCAAAAGACGCGCAGTTCGGTCGATCCTCGGAAAAGCTTGACGCTGATCAGCTCCAGCTTGTTCTGGAGGATATCGATCAGGCTGTCGCGGCTCTCGAAGCAGCCGAGGACCGCGCCAATCCCAAAGCACGCGAGAAGAGAGCTGCCGAGCGGAGGGCCAATCGTGGCAAGCTGCCGGAGCATTTGCCGCGCATCATCGAGACCCTGATGCCCGCTGCAACCTGCTGCCCGTGCTGCGCAGGCGACCTTTTTGAGATCGGTCACGATGAGAGCCAGAGGCTGGACGTCGTACCGGCGCAGTATCGCGTCATCGTCACCCGCCGCCCCAAACTGGCCTGCCGCGCCTGTCACGGCGTCGTCCTCCAGCGTGCTGCTCCCGAGCGATTGATCAGGGGAGGACTGCCGACCGAGCGGCTCGTCGCGCATGTGATCGACGCCAAGTATCATTGGCATTTGCCGCTTTACCGCCAGGCGCAGATGCTGGCGACGCACGGTATCGCCATCGACCGTTCCACGCTCGCCTTCTGGGTCGGCTACGCCGCCCAGGAATTGAAGCCCTTGTGGCATCGTCTGCGCCAGCTTCTGCTCGCCTCTTCGAAGCTCTGTGTCGACGAGACCCCCGCACCGGTATTGGATCCGGGGCGCGGCAGGACCAAAACCGGCTACTTCTGGGCGCTGTCACGCGATGACAGGCCCTGGGCCGGACCTGACCCACCTGTTGTGGTTTACGCCTATGCGCCGGGCCGTGGGGCCGTTCATGGCTTGCAGCTACTTGAGGGCTTTCGCGGCATCATCCACTGCGACGGTTATCAGGCTTACAAGACTATGACCCGAGAGACGCGTGCGGACGCCTTGTCCGGGACGCTCGCCTTCTGCTGGTCGCATCTGAGGCGCCAATTTGTGAAGATCGAGCGCGAGGCTTCGCCTGCGCCAGCGCCGGTTGCCCGCGAGGCTCTTGAGCGCATCGCCGAACTTTACGCGGTCGAAAAAGCGCTCCGCGGCCGATCAGATGTCGAGCGCCGTGCTGGCAGGCAGGCGCATGCCCGACCTCTGGCTACAGCCTTGAAGCAGTGGTTTGAGGCCAAGCTTGATCACCTTGCACAGAAGAGCGACACGGCGAAGGCCTTGCGTTACGCGCTGCGTCATTGGGACGGCTTGACGCTCTATCTTGATGACGGGCGCATCGAGATGGACACGAATGCTGTCGAGCGTGCGATGCGGCCGATCAAGCTCAACGCCAAGAACTCCCTTTTTGCCGGTTGCGACGAGGGCGCCGAGAATTGGGCAGTGCTGGCTTCGTTAATCGAGACCTGTAAGCTCAATGGCGTCAATGCCGAGCACTGGCTCGCTGATGTTCTCGCGAAGCTCGTCAATGGTTGGCCTGCGGCGCGACTGGACGAACTGCTCCCTTGGGCATCGATCTACACGATGCATGCACACGATCCGAGGCTGGCGGCATGA
- a CDS encoding SGNH/GDSL hydrolase family protein, producing the protein MDVKAKNAIFGMVSIATSLITAAALLEFYVRLTQADGTNFDIEMWRYAKDLKVVSDIPGAGHEHTPGKGGVYMGVPVTINSAGWRDREHSVEKESGTVRIMMLGDSLTFGWGARPEDVTSCRLERLLNAKEKKFEVINTGIGNANTAMEATYFVKKAYVYKPDIVVLNYFINDAEPTPRRTENVFLEHFYSAVFIAGRFDALMRTYFGKADWQHYYRGLYQENEPGWLVAQSALKELASYCKARNIKLIVVNYPELHELSPYPFQDITNLVASKVKALSIPFLDLLPAVENQAPQSLWVTKTDSHPNGKAAGLYADSIMRALVAQIPEDFRGAAN; encoded by the coding sequence ATGGATGTCAAAGCAAAAAACGCAATCTTCGGAATGGTTTCAATAGCTACTAGCCTGATTACGGCTGCCGCCCTACTGGAATTCTATGTGCGTTTAACGCAGGCAGACGGCACTAATTTTGACATCGAAATGTGGCGTTACGCCAAAGACTTGAAAGTGGTTAGTGACATACCCGGTGCAGGGCACGAACATACCCCTGGAAAGGGTGGGGTTTACATGGGGGTCCCAGTAACGATCAACTCAGCAGGTTGGCGCGATCGCGAACATTCCGTGGAAAAAGAGAGTGGCACTGTTCGGATCATGATGCTTGGCGACTCCTTGACGTTTGGATGGGGCGCAAGACCTGAAGACGTCACATCATGTCGATTGGAAAGGCTGCTGAACGCGAAGGAAAAAAAATTCGAGGTCATAAATACTGGGATTGGAAATGCTAACACAGCGATGGAAGCAACGTACTTCGTGAAGAAGGCGTACGTATACAAGCCTGACATCGTCGTACTGAACTATTTTATTAATGACGCAGAGCCAACACCGCGAAGGACGGAGAATGTCTTTCTCGAGCACTTCTATTCAGCGGTGTTCATCGCGGGTCGTTTCGATGCCCTTATGCGAACATACTTCGGCAAGGCTGATTGGCAGCACTATTACCGTGGTCTCTACCAAGAGAATGAACCTGGCTGGTTGGTTGCACAGAGTGCGTTGAAAGAACTTGCGAGCTATTGCAAGGCGCGAAACATCAAACTCATTGTAGTTAACTACCCGGAACTGCACGAGCTGTCCCCATATCCATTTCAGGATATAACGAATCTCGTTGCCTCCAAGGTGAAAGCGCTCAGTATACCATTTCTGGACCTTCTTCCGGCTGTGGAAAATCAAGCCCCACAGTCCCTCTGGGTCACGAAGACAGACTCCCACCCAAACGGTAAAGCGGCCGGACTCTACGCGGACTCAATTATGAGAGCCCTAGTGGCCCAAATTCCCGAAGATTTTCGAGGGGCTGCAAATTGA
- a CDS encoding carbamoyltransferase, producing the protein MNILGISAYYHDSAACLVSDGQLIAAAQEERFTRKKHDPGFPACAARYCVRAAGLCPADVDYVVFYDKPFSKFERIFETYLAFAPKGFNSFATSMPVWLKDKLFQRTLIAEALNEHLGSDVDWSRRLRFSEHHLSHAASAFFPSPFHEAAVLTMDGVGEWTTTSLAIGKGKELSVYKEIHFPHSLGLLYSAFTYYIGFKVNSGEYKVMGLAPYGEPKYVHLIKEHLINIKEDGSFHLDMSFFDYCTGLTMTNGRFETLFGGPARRPESGLTQREMDLAASIQAVTEEVVLRLAKEIRTTTGQRNLCLAGGVALNCVANGKLMREKLFDNIWIQPASGDAGGAVGAALAAYHLMLEKPRSVPAGDSMNGAYLGPEFSQREIEERLGKAGAVFTAEIDEALIDSVAHALIDGKAVGWMQGRMEFGPRALGGRSIIADPRSPTVQKQLNLKVKYRESFRPFAPSVLREDVSQWFQLHSDSPYMLLVADVLSTKQLPMSEKQKQLFGIDKLNVVRSEIPAVTHVDYSARVQTVHNTTNPRFHRLISKFKELTGCPVLVNTSFNVRGEPIVCTPEDAFRCFMGTEIEMLAVGNSLLRKEDQSKMLMKNYRRCYELD; encoded by the coding sequence GTGAATATTCTGGGTATCTCAGCTTACTACCACGACTCCGCCGCTTGCCTCGTCTCAGACGGCCAACTGATAGCTGCCGCGCAGGAAGAGCGCTTTACGAGGAAAAAACACGATCCAGGCTTTCCTGCCTGTGCGGCTCGTTACTGTGTTCGCGCTGCAGGGCTATGTCCAGCAGACGTCGACTATGTAGTCTTCTACGACAAACCCTTTAGTAAATTCGAGCGGATATTTGAAACCTATCTAGCTTTCGCGCCGAAGGGATTTAACAGTTTCGCAACGTCGATGCCGGTTTGGCTGAAGGACAAGCTGTTTCAAAGAACGTTGATTGCCGAGGCCCTGAACGAGCACCTCGGGAGTGATGTTGATTGGTCGAGGCGACTCCGCTTTTCAGAGCACCATCTCAGTCACGCAGCGTCGGCGTTCTTCCCGTCGCCATTCCACGAAGCCGCAGTGTTAACGATGGATGGTGTCGGAGAGTGGACAACAACCTCGCTTGCGATCGGCAAGGGAAAGGAACTGTCAGTCTACAAGGAGATTCACTTTCCGCATTCGCTTGGCTTGTTGTACTCAGCGTTCACTTACTACATCGGTTTCAAGGTGAACTCTGGTGAGTACAAGGTAATGGGACTGGCGCCCTACGGCGAGCCAAAGTATGTGCATCTGATAAAGGAGCACCTGATCAACATCAAGGAGGATGGGTCATTCCACCTGGACATGAGCTTCTTTGACTATTGTACCGGACTAACAATGACCAATGGTCGCTTCGAGACGCTATTTGGTGGTCCGGCCAGACGCCCGGAAAGTGGGTTGACGCAGAGGGAGATGGATCTAGCGGCCTCCATTCAGGCCGTTACCGAGGAGGTCGTCCTAAGGCTCGCAAAAGAAATCCGGACCACAACCGGCCAGAGAAATCTCTGCCTCGCAGGAGGAGTGGCGCTTAATTGCGTGGCGAACGGAAAGCTCATGCGGGAAAAACTCTTCGACAACATCTGGATTCAGCCGGCTTCTGGCGACGCCGGCGGCGCGGTGGGCGCAGCACTGGCTGCCTACCATCTCATGCTTGAAAAGCCCAGGAGCGTCCCTGCGGGCGACAGCATGAACGGTGCGTACCTCGGACCGGAGTTCAGTCAGCGCGAAATCGAAGAGCGTCTAGGAAAAGCCGGCGCGGTATTCACGGCGGAAATCGATGAAGCACTGATCGACAGTGTCGCGCATGCTCTGATCGACGGTAAGGCGGTTGGGTGGATGCAGGGTCGGATGGAGTTCGGCCCGCGAGCGCTCGGCGGACGTTCCATCATTGCTGATCCCCGCTCACCGACTGTCCAGAAGCAGCTAAATCTCAAGGTGAAGTATCGCGAGTCTTTCCGCCCATTTGCGCCGAGTGTTTTGCGAGAGGACGTGTCGCAATGGTTTCAGCTTCATTCCGACAGCCCCTACATGCTCCTTGTGGCCGACGTGCTGAGCACGAAGCAGTTGCCGATGTCAGAAAAGCAAAAGCAGCTCTTCGGCATCGATAAATTGAACGTCGTGCGCTCGGAAATTCCGGCTGTCACACACGTGGACTACTCCGCGCGCGTGCAGACTGTGCACAACACGACCAATCCGCGGTTTCACAGATTGATATCGAAGTTCAAGGAACTAACCGGATGCCCTGTTCTCGTGAACACCTCATTCAACGTGCGAGGAGAACCGATCGTTTGCACTCCAGAGGATGCGTTCCGCTGTTTCATGGGAACGGAAATCGAGATGCTGGCCGTCGGCAATTCGCTCTTACGGAAGGAAGACCAGAGCAAAATGCTGATGAAGAACTATCGTCGTTGCTATGAACTCGATTAG
- a CDS encoding plasmid pRiA4b ORF-3 family protein: MSLNTTAVRIKVTLKDVKPEVMRRLVVPLTLRLDRLHLTLQEAFGWTNSHLFEFFAGEAHWGIPDPDNDYGHQPMDARKARLCDIVRETGAKTIHYLYDFGDSWDHVIKLEKWFDNTTTEGMPFLLEAAGRCPPEDVGGAPGYAEYLDAISDPAHPERENMRRWGPERFDPNVIDRKALEAAVNALSDTWKPRRHATRTK; encoded by the coding sequence ATGAGCCTGAACACGACCGCGGTCCGGATCAAGGTGACCCTCAAGGACGTAAAACCGGAGGTGATGCGTCGCCTTGTCGTGCCGCTCACGCTGCGCCTTGATCGGCTGCATCTGACGCTTCAGGAGGCATTCGGCTGGACGAACAGTCACCTCTTCGAGTTCTTCGCTGGTGAGGCACATTGGGGGATTCCCGACCCCGACAATGATTACGGCCACCAGCCCATGGATGCCCGTAAAGCGCGGCTTTGCGATATCGTTCGAGAGACCGGCGCCAAGACGATCCACTATCTCTATGACTTCGGCGACAGCTGGGATCACGTGATCAAGCTCGAAAAATGGTTCGACAACACCACGACGGAGGGCATGCCCTTCCTGCTCGAGGCCGCCGGTCGTTGTCCTCCGGAAGACGTCGGTGGTGCGCCAGGCTATGCCGAATACCTCGACGCCATCAGCGACCCTGCTCATCCGGAGCGCGAAAATATGCGCCGCTGGGGCCCGGAGCGGTTCGATCCCAACGTGATCGACCGGAAGGCCCTCGAGGCCGCCGTCAACGCGTTGTCCGACACATGGAAACCGCGGCGACACGCCACGCGAACAAAATAG
- a CDS encoding SxtJ family membrane protein, producing the protein MRVPAKLPSNRRFGLTFCAVFLALSACVAVKGQVAAAYVSLLSVSVAFGGIALIVPRILTQPNLLWFYFGELLGRIISPLVLGIIYFGLLVPIAFIARLLGRDELHLKRRPVASYWISRSPPGPTGQSFTHQF; encoded by the coding sequence ATGAGAGTGCCGGCCAAACTGCCGTCCAATCGACGCTTCGGCCTCACGTTTTGCGCCGTATTTCTTGCATTGAGCGCATGCGTGGCCGTCAAGGGACAAGTCGCTGCCGCTTACGTGTCGCTCCTTTCGGTTAGTGTCGCATTCGGCGGCATAGCATTGATCGTCCCGCGAATTCTCACGCAGCCCAACCTACTCTGGTTCTACTTCGGCGAGTTGCTTGGACGGATCATCAGCCCGCTGGTTCTGGGCATCATCTATTTCGGGCTTCTAGTACCGATCGCCTTCATCGCTCGCTTGCTCGGGCGCGATGAGCTTCATTTGAAGCGACGACCAGTCGCAAGTTACTGGATCAGTCGTAGCCCGCCAGGTCCGACAGGTCAGTCCTTCACACACCAGTTCTGA
- the hypE gene encoding hydrogenase expression/formation protein HypE → MKAHQRKLDIKHGCVDLSHGSGGRAMAQLISGLFHESFGNEWLARGNDQSAFDVGGGRMVMTTDAYVVSPLFFPGGNIGSLAVHGTVNDIAMAGALPPYLSASFIIEEGFRFSDLKIIADSMGQAAQSAGVHIITGDTKVVEHGKADGLFISTAGVGLVPEGFDFSTENARVGDQVLISGTLGDHGVAIMSKRQNLALETEIVSDSVALHDLVARMVAAGGRGIRLMRDPTRGRLAATLNESAQQSELGFSLQQEAIPVKPGVAAACELLGLDPLNVANEGKLLAIVSPDLAGAVLAAMRAHPLGRDAADIGETVPDEHHFVQMATSLGGARIVDWFSGEQLPRIC, encoded by the coding sequence ATGAAAGCCCATCAGCGCAAACTCGACATCAAGCACGGCTGCGTCGACCTGTCGCACGGCTCCGGCGGCCGCGCGATGGCGCAGCTGATCTCGGGCCTGTTCCACGAATCATTCGGCAACGAATGGCTGGCGCGCGGCAACGATCAATCCGCCTTCGACGTCGGCGGCGGGCGCATGGTGATGACGACTGATGCCTATGTGGTCTCGCCGCTGTTCTTTCCCGGAGGCAATATCGGCTCGCTTGCGGTGCACGGCACCGTCAACGACATCGCCATGGCCGGTGCCCTGCCGCCTTATCTGTCTGCGAGCTTCATTATCGAGGAAGGCTTTCGGTTTTCAGACCTCAAGATAATCGCGGACTCGATGGGCCAGGCGGCGCAATCCGCCGGCGTCCATATCATCACCGGCGACACCAAGGTGGTCGAGCACGGCAAGGCCGATGGCCTGTTCATTTCGACCGCGGGCGTTGGCCTGGTGCCTGAGGGATTCGATTTCTCCACTGAGAATGCGAGGGTCGGAGACCAGGTGCTGATCTCCGGCACACTCGGCGATCACGGCGTCGCCATCATGTCAAAGCGCCAGAACCTCGCCTTGGAAACGGAGATCGTCTCGGATTCGGTCGCCCTGCATGATTTGGTCGCCAGGATGGTGGCGGCGGGCGGCCGCGGCATCCGTCTGATGCGAGATCCCACGCGAGGCCGGCTCGCGGCGACACTGAACGAAAGCGCCCAGCAGTCCGAACTAGGCTTCAGCCTCCAGCAAGAGGCGATCCCGGTCAAGCCGGGGGTGGCGGCTGCCTGCGAGCTGCTCGGGCTCGATCCGCTCAACGTCGCCAATGAGGGGAAGCTGCTCGCGATCGTCTCGCCTGATCTCGCCGGGGCCGTGCTGGCCGCCATGAGAGCCCATCCGCTCGGTCGCGATGCCGCCGATATCGGCGAAACGGTGCCCGATGAGCATCACTTCGTGCAGATGGCGACGAGCCTTGGCGGTGCCCGGATCGTCGACTGGTTTTCGGGCGAACAACTGCCCCGGATCTGTTGA
- a CDS encoding SGNH/GDSL hydrolase family protein, translating to MKEASSTENRVEADAPLLRTAAVRTRVVRLTALLNEIWAILGVALLLLTTLEVSLTSYYERADKRERQSAAKAAANSGVYANPDLAEEYFKELTDAKARVWASYTQSQQTDYAGKFINVHEGTRRTWNSETINGDRRTRLKIFFFGGSTLWGLGSRDDFTIPSLVAKMLAENGISAEVTNYAVIGDVTTQSLIRFVLELRKRNVPDLVVFYGGSVEAFSACYEGEPGVPLGNSNLEKISPKKEAKARISIRLENFALIRLLTGKTQLAGCSKKLDVLSDGALDVYLGNVRFIEAISRSLSFKTLFYLEPQLSDKTRRTKYEEDQLLKSEKRLPGKNDLYSLMRSKLVKREDESLEQNVLHDLRTIFADVASPIYMDGGHYGADGNDRISRRITGDILALYAPAK from the coding sequence TTGAAAGAAGCCTCTTCCACGGAAAACCGTGTGGAAGCAGATGCGCCGCTGCTGAGAACGGCCGCTGTGAGGACGAGGGTCGTTCGCTTGACGGCCCTATTGAACGAGATATGGGCAATCCTTGGTGTCGCTCTTCTTTTGCTGACGACTCTGGAAGTATCGCTGACATCCTACTACGAGAGGGCTGACAAGAGAGAACGTCAAAGCGCCGCCAAAGCTGCAGCCAATTCTGGGGTGTATGCAAATCCCGATCTCGCGGAAGAATACTTCAAAGAACTCACCGATGCCAAGGCGCGGGTGTGGGCTTCATATACGCAATCACAACAAACGGACTATGCGGGCAAATTCATTAACGTACACGAAGGCACCAGAAGAACGTGGAACTCCGAGACAATCAACGGTGATAGGCGTACCAGGCTAAAAATATTCTTTTTTGGCGGGTCGACTTTGTGGGGGCTTGGATCTAGGGACGACTTCACGATTCCCTCCCTTGTCGCCAAAATGTTAGCCGAAAATGGAATCAGCGCTGAAGTCACAAATTATGCAGTCATCGGGGATGTAACTACCCAAAGCTTGATTCGCTTTGTTCTCGAATTGAGAAAGCGGAATGTTCCTGATTTGGTGGTCTTTTACGGCGGATCGGTTGAGGCTTTCTCCGCTTGTTATGAAGGAGAACCGGGCGTTCCGCTTGGCAACTCAAACCTTGAAAAAATATCTCCTAAAAAGGAGGCAAAAGCACGCATAAGTATAAGGTTAGAAAACTTCGCGCTGATAAGACTGCTCACCGGCAAAACACAGCTCGCGGGGTGCTCGAAAAAATTAGACGTGTTGTCTGACGGAGCTCTAGATGTCTATCTAGGGAATGTTCGGTTTATAGAGGCTATTTCAAGGAGCTTATCCTTTAAAACATTATTCTACCTTGAGCCTCAGCTGTCTGATAAAACACGCAGGACAAAATATGAAGAGGATCAGCTTTTAAAATCAGAGAAACGGCTTCCAGGAAAAAACGACCTTTACTCTCTGATGAGAAGCAAGTTGGTCAAGAGAGAAGATGAAAGTTTGGAGCAAAACGTGTTGCATGACTTACGTACTATCTTTGCCGATGTTGCCAGCCCAATTTACATGGACGGCGGGCATTATGGCGCGGATGGAAATGATCGGATATCTCGGAGAATTACAGGCGACATATTGGCACTATATGCTCCGGCGAAGTGA
- a CDS encoding DUF5989 family protein, with protein sequence MFLFIKELWAFMRVRKKIWLAPPILLMVLIAALLVLAQGSVMAPFVYTLF encoded by the coding sequence ATGTTTCTCTTCATCAAGGAACTCTGGGCTTTCATGCGTGTTCGCAAAAAGATATGGCTCGCCCCCCCAATTCTTCTCATGGTGCTCATAGCCGCTCTGCTAGTTCTGGCGCAAGGCTCTGTCATGGCGCCGTTCGTTTACACGCTGTTCTGA